A genomic stretch from Bradyrhizobium sp. 195 includes:
- the guaB gene encoding IMP dehydrogenase, producing the protein MATVQLQGIREAFTFDDVLLKPGLSDVMPGEVDIRSRVTRAIPLNIPIMASAMDTVTEARMAIAMAQAGGLGVIHRNFDPEGQAAQVRQVKRYESGMVVNPLTISPEASLDDALKLMSDHGISGIPVVTGAGKSTPGKLVGILTNRDVRFATDRRQKVSELMTHEGLVTVRENVSQDEARRMLHQHRIEKLLVVDEQYRCVGLITVKDMEKAVAHPLACKDAQGRLRVAAATTVGDTGFERTERLIDAGVDLVVVDTAHGHSRHVLHAVNRIKRLSNSVQVVAGNVATTEGTQALIDAGADCIKVGIGPGSICTTRIVAGVGVPQLTAIMDAVEAAKKADIPVIADGGIKFSGDLAKALAAGADIAMVGSLLAGTDETPGEVFLWQGRSYKAYRGMGSVGAMARGSADRYFQQDIKDTLKLVPEGIEGQVPYKGPVGNVMHQLAGGLRAAMGYVGARDMKELHDKAQFVRITGAGLRESHVHDVTITREAPNYPGGG; encoded by the coding sequence ATGGCCACGGTGCAACTTCAGGGCATCCGCGAAGCCTTTACGTTCGACGACGTGCTGCTGAAGCCGGGCCTGTCGGACGTCATGCCGGGCGAGGTCGACATCCGCTCCCGCGTCACCCGCGCCATTCCGCTCAACATCCCGATCATGGCCTCGGCCATGGACACCGTCACCGAAGCCCGCATGGCCATCGCCATGGCGCAGGCCGGCGGCCTCGGCGTCATCCACCGCAATTTCGATCCCGAAGGGCAGGCCGCCCAGGTGCGGCAGGTCAAGCGCTACGAGTCGGGCATGGTGGTGAACCCGCTCACCATCAGCCCCGAGGCCTCGCTCGACGACGCGCTCAAGCTGATGAGCGATCACGGCATCTCCGGCATTCCCGTCGTCACCGGCGCGGGCAAGTCCACGCCGGGCAAGCTGGTCGGCATCCTCACCAACCGCGACGTGCGCTTTGCCACCGACCGCCGGCAAAAAGTCTCCGAGCTGATGACGCATGAAGGCCTCGTCACGGTGCGCGAGAATGTCAGCCAGGACGAGGCGCGGCGGATGCTGCACCAGCATCGCATCGAGAAGCTGCTCGTGGTCGATGAGCAATATCGCTGCGTCGGCCTCATCACCGTGAAGGACATGGAAAAGGCGGTCGCCCATCCGCTTGCCTGCAAGGACGCGCAAGGGCGCCTGCGTGTTGCCGCCGCCACCACCGTCGGCGACACCGGCTTCGAGCGCACCGAGCGGCTGATCGACGCGGGCGTCGACCTCGTCGTCGTCGACACCGCGCACGGCCATTCCCGTCATGTGCTGCATGCGGTGAACCGCATCAAGCGTCTGTCCAATTCGGTGCAGGTCGTGGCCGGCAACGTCGCCACCACCGAGGGCACGCAGGCGCTGATCGACGCGGGCGCAGACTGCATCAAGGTCGGCATCGGTCCAGGCTCGATCTGCACCACGCGCATCGTCGCCGGCGTCGGCGTTCCCCAGCTCACCGCGATCATGGATGCCGTGGAAGCGGCGAAGAAGGCCGACATCCCCGTCATCGCCGACGGCGGCATCAAGTTCTCCGGCGACCTCGCCAAGGCGCTCGCCGCCGGCGCCGACATCGCCATGGTCGGCTCGCTGCTCGCCGGCACCGACGAGACGCCCGGCGAAGTGTTCTTGTGGCAGGGCCGCTCCTACAAGGCCTATCGCGGCATGGGCTCGGTCGGTGCGATGGCGCGCGGATCTGCCGACCGCTACTTCCAGCAGGACATCAAGGACACGCTGAAGCTCGTGCCTGAAGGCATCGAGGGCCAGGTGCCGTATAAAGGCCCGGTCGGCAACGTCATGCATCAGCTCGCCGGCGGCCTGCGCGCCGCGATGGGTTATGTCGGCGCGCGTGACATGAAGGAGCTGCACGACAAGGCGCAATTCGTCCGCATCACCGGCGCGGGCCTGCGTGAAAGCCACGTCCACGACGTCACCATCACGCGCGAAGCCCCGAACTATCCGGGCGGGGGCTAG
- a CDS encoding NADP-dependent oxidoreductase has translation MSQAKRIVLAARPVGEPKPSDFRIEEFAVPTPAAGEVLLRTIWLSLDPYMRGRMSDGPSYAAPVPIGGVMEGEAVSEVAASNNPSFAKGDIVRIRSGWQTHAISNGNGLIKVDPKLGPISTSVGVLGMPGMTAYTGLLDIGKPQAGETVVVAGASGAVGSAVGQIAKIKGARAVGIAGGKDKCDYVVRELGFDACIDHRDPDLAAKLKDACPKGIDVYFENVGGAVFEAVFPLLNPFARVPVCGLIAHYNDTEAKPPKWAASMMRATLTKRLTFRGFIVSDFAARHGDFLRDMSTWVRDGKVKYKEFVTEGLESAPGAFMGLLKGANFGKQLVRVGPDKA, from the coding sequence ATGTCCCAAGCAAAACGCATCGTTCTCGCCGCGCGTCCCGTCGGCGAACCCAAGCCATCTGATTTCCGCATCGAGGAATTCGCTGTCCCGACGCCTGCGGCGGGTGAAGTCCTGCTGCGCACGATCTGGCTGTCGCTCGATCCCTATATGCGCGGGCGCATGAGCGATGGTCCGTCCTATGCAGCTCCGGTGCCGATCGGCGGGGTGATGGAGGGCGAGGCGGTCAGCGAGGTCGCGGCGTCCAACAATCCCAGCTTCGCCAAAGGCGACATCGTGCGCATCCGTTCCGGCTGGCAGACGCACGCGATCTCCAATGGCAATGGCCTGATCAAGGTCGATCCGAAGCTCGGTCCGATCTCAACTTCGGTCGGCGTGCTCGGCATGCCCGGCATGACCGCGTACACGGGCCTGCTCGACATCGGCAAGCCGCAAGCAGGCGAGACCGTCGTCGTTGCCGGCGCCTCCGGCGCGGTCGGCTCGGCCGTCGGCCAGATCGCCAAGATCAAGGGCGCACGTGCAGTTGGAATCGCCGGCGGCAAGGACAAGTGCGACTACGTGGTGAGGGAGCTCGGCTTCGATGCCTGCATCGATCACCGCGATCCGGATCTCGCCGCCAAGCTGAAGGATGCCTGCCCCAAGGGGATCGACGTCTATTTCGAGAATGTCGGCGGCGCCGTGTTCGAGGCGGTGTTCCCGCTGCTCAACCCGTTTGCCCGCGTGCCGGTCTGCGGCCTGATCGCGCACTACAACGACACTGAGGCCAAGCCGCCGAAATGGGCCGCCAGCATGATGCGCGCGACGCTGACCAAGCGGCTGACCTTCCGCGGCTTCATCGTCTCCGACTTCGCCGCGCGCCATGGCGACTTCCTGCGCGACATGTCCACCTGGGTTCGCGACGGCAAGGTCAAGTACAAGGAGTTCGTCACCGAGGGCCTGGAGAGCGCCCCCGGCGCCTTCATGGGGCTGCTGAAGGGCGCCAATTTCGGCAAGCAGCTGGTCCGGGTCGGGCCGGATAAGGCCTGA
- a CDS encoding metallophosphoesterase family protein: MSEFRLTQISDTHLGRRFPGLVANFHRVCEHIDADRPDLVINSGDVSFDGPTGRDDVVFAKGLHDALPVACRYLPGNHDIGDNPTAIGPAPKPPVSEAHRRQFCDIIGEDHWAFEAAGWRFIGLNSLVMNSGLAFEAEQFDWLASEIAHTNGRPVALFLHKPVFLNLPDDPETPETSIRYVPQPARARLIEMFERVDLRLIASGHVHQRRDFSYRRTRHVWAPSAGFVINDQRQERIAIKEVGLVEYSFRPDSFEVRHVRAAGQVDVDVEELLAQMGGEH, translated from the coding sequence ATGTCCGAATTTCGTCTGACGCAGATTTCCGACACCCACCTCGGCCGGCGCTTCCCCGGCCTGGTCGCCAACTTCCATCGCGTTTGCGAGCACATCGACGCTGACAGGCCCGACCTCGTCATCAATAGCGGCGACGTCTCCTTCGACGGGCCGACCGGCCGCGATGACGTCGTCTTTGCAAAAGGCCTGCACGACGCTCTGCCCGTCGCGTGCCGTTACCTTCCCGGCAACCACGATATCGGCGATAATCCGACCGCGATCGGGCCGGCACCAAAGCCGCCGGTCAGCGAAGCGCACCGCCGGCAATTCTGCGACATCATCGGCGAAGACCATTGGGCGTTCGAGGCCGCAGGCTGGCGCTTCATCGGACTCAATTCCCTGGTGATGAATTCGGGGCTCGCCTTCGAGGCCGAGCAGTTCGACTGGCTGGCGTCCGAGATCGCGCATACGAACGGCAGGCCGGTCGCGCTGTTCCTGCACAAACCTGTGTTTCTCAACCTGCCCGACGATCCTGAAACGCCGGAGACCTCGATCCGCTACGTGCCGCAGCCGGCACGGGCCCGGCTGATCGAGATGTTCGAGCGCGTCGATCTGCGCCTCATCGCCAGCGGCCACGTGCACCAGCGGCGCGATTTCAGCTATCGCCGCACCCGCCATGTCTGGGCGCCATCGGCCGGCTTCGTCATCAACGATCAGCGCCAGGAGCGGATCGCGATCAAGGAAGTCGGCCTGGTCGAGTATAGCTTCCGACCCGACAGCTTCGAGGTCCGCCACGTCAGGGCCGCGGGCCAGGTCGATGTCGACGTCGAGGAACTCCTCGCCCAGATGGGCGGCGAGCACTAA
- a CDS encoding acriflavin resistance protein — MTTLTSLWTESADGRLGILMSALSGIAMALAVALAMTVYFRLSYRTWRDVARHGVATLAAVALFAFAAYDMRHAALAYLGLNPSKPAVEFEIRMPREMLTAATDTQIELHTDRNQTLALVDGVRDLSDGRTMLRGAVALNHRTADRVLVVNLPGKGIFEFRLRLPAEPHRSEQFGPWHLADRIASPLAGPVAPQDAYTIRYRVL, encoded by the coding sequence ATGACCACCCTGACCAGCCTCTGGACCGAATCCGCCGACGGCCGGCTCGGCATCCTGATGTCGGCGCTGTCAGGTATCGCGATGGCGCTCGCGGTCGCGCTGGCGATGACGGTGTACTTCCGCCTGAGCTACCGGACCTGGCGAGACGTTGCGAGGCATGGGGTTGCGACGCTCGCCGCGGTCGCCCTGTTCGCCTTCGCGGCCTACGACATGCGTCACGCCGCCCTCGCCTATCTCGGCCTCAACCCGTCCAAGCCGGCGGTCGAGTTCGAGATCCGCATGCCCCGGGAGATGCTGACGGCGGCGACCGACACCCAGATCGAGTTGCACACCGACCGAAACCAGACGCTGGCGCTGGTCGACGGCGTGCGCGACCTCTCCGACGGCCGTACGATGCTGCGCGGCGCGGTCGCGCTCAACCACCGCACCGCGGACCGCGTGCTGGTCGTGAACCTGCCCGGCAAGGGCATTTTCGAGTTCCGTCTCCGTCTGCCTGCCGAGCCGCATCGCTCCGAGCAGTTCGGTCCCTGGCACCTCGCCGACCGCATCGCCTCGCCGCTCGCCGGACCCGTGGCGCCGCAGGACGCCTACACGATCCGCTACCGCGTGCTTTAA
- a CDS encoding MAPEG family protein, with protein sequence MSVQMVLLPVFVQIGLTFALLIGMVFARRKTLVAGETNIRDIALGEPNWPKGATQIANCYRNQFELPVLFYVLIALALPLRRADLFIVLMSWVFVVTRFAHAGVFVSSNDLGRRSTVWLAGVLVMLAMWIYFALKLLLLI encoded by the coding sequence ATGTCCGTTCAAATGGTCTTGCTGCCGGTCTTCGTCCAGATCGGGCTCACCTTCGCGCTTCTGATCGGCATGGTCTTCGCGCGCCGCAAGACGCTGGTCGCGGGCGAGACGAACATCCGCGACATTGCGCTCGGCGAGCCGAACTGGCCCAAGGGCGCCACACAAATCGCCAATTGCTACCGCAACCAGTTCGAGCTGCCGGTGCTGTTCTACGTCCTGATCGCGCTGGCCTTGCCGCTGCGCCGCGCCGATCTCTTCATCGTGCTGATGTCCTGGGTGTTCGTGGTGACGCGCTTTGCCCATGCCGGGGTCTTCGTCTCCTCGAACGATCTCGGCCGGCGCTCCACGGTCTGGCTCGCCGGCGTGCTCGTGATGCTGGCGATGTGGATCTACTTCGCCCTGAAGCTCTTATTGCTGATCTAG
- a CDS encoding RsmB/NOP family class I SAM-dependent RNA methyltransferase, with the protein MTPAARLSAAIELIDTIEKDRVPAAKALKEWGTAHRFAGSGDRAAIAGLVWDVLRRYASSAFLMDSDTARARLIGMLRLERNMDVATMGALFDGSRFAPAPLTEAEEGALSHRSLADAPAAIAGDYPEWLDPHLAKVFGDTRAAEAVAMASRAPLDLRVNTLKSNRDKAMQSLAHLHAKPTPWSATGLRIELSADARNPGIQAEEDFIKGGIEVQDEGSQLAAQFTAAKPGEQVIDLCAGAGGKTLALAALMQGKGRLIATDRDKRQLAPIHERLSRAGVHNADVRTPKGEADSLADIRGTADLVVIDAPCTGTGTWRRNPDAKWRMRPGALEIRLRDQAEVLERAVPLVKQGGRIAYITCSVLSEENGEQVRAFVGRHPEFSVVPPEQTASVLWDKAEDFGQAALQSDEGWLLTPRRTGTDGFFVSVLRKA; encoded by the coding sequence ATGACCCCCGCTGCCCGGCTGTCCGCAGCCATCGAGCTCATCGACACCATCGAGAAAGACCGCGTGCCCGCGGCCAAGGCGCTGAAGGAGTGGGGCACCGCGCACCGCTTTGCCGGTTCCGGTGACCGCGCCGCCATCGCCGGCCTCGTCTGGGACGTGCTGCGCCGCTACGCCTCGAGCGCGTTCCTGATGGATTCCGACACCGCGCGTGCCAGGCTGATCGGCATGCTCCGGCTCGAGCGCAACATGGACGTGGCGACGATGGGCGCGTTGTTCGACGGCAGTCGCTTTGCGCCGGCGCCGCTGACGGAGGCCGAGGAGGGCGCGCTCAGTCATCGCTCCCTCGCGGATGCGCCTGCCGCGATCGCAGGCGACTATCCCGAATGGCTGGATCCGCACCTTGCAAAGGTGTTCGGCGATACCCGCGCGGCGGAAGCGGTCGCGATGGCGAGCCGGGCGCCGCTCGACCTGCGGGTCAACACGCTAAAATCCAATCGCGACAAGGCAATGCAGTCGCTTGCTCATCTTCATGCGAAACCGACGCCTTGGTCCGCAACGGGCCTGCGCATCGAGCTTTCGGCCGATGCGCGCAACCCCGGCATCCAGGCCGAGGAGGATTTCATCAAGGGCGGAATTGAAGTGCAGGATGAGGGATCGCAGCTTGCGGCCCAATTCACCGCGGCAAAACCCGGCGAGCAGGTGATCGACCTCTGCGCGGGCGCGGGCGGCAAGACGTTGGCGCTCGCCGCCTTGATGCAGGGCAAGGGCCGGCTGATCGCGACCGACCGCGACAAGCGCCAGCTCGCGCCGATCCACGAACGGCTGTCGCGCGCCGGCGTCCACAATGCCGATGTCCGCACGCCCAAGGGCGAGGCCGATTCGCTGGCCGACATCCGCGGCACCGCGGACCTCGTCGTGATCGATGCGCCCTGTACGGGAACCGGAACCTGGCGCCGCAATCCCGACGCCAAATGGCGCATGCGGCCGGGCGCGCTGGAGATCCGCCTGCGCGACCAGGCCGAGGTGCTGGAGCGGGCGGTGCCGCTGGTGAAGCAAGGCGGCCGCATCGCCTACATCACCTGCTCGGTGCTATCAGAAGAGAACGGCGAGCAGGTGAGGGCCTTCGTCGGCCGCCACCCCGAGTTTTCGGTGGTGCCGCCCGAGCAGACCGCGAGCGTTCTCTGGGACAAGGCGGAGGATTTTGGGCAGGCCGCGCTGCAGTCGGACGAGGGCTGGCTGTTGACGCCGCGGCGCACGGGAACCGACGGGTTCTTCGTCTCGGTGCTGCGGAAGGCGTAA
- a CDS encoding cold-shock protein codes for MAMGTVKWFNTQKGYGFIQPDDGQKDVFVHISAVERAGLSSLNEGQKVSFDIVADRRSGKSSADNLRVG; via the coding sequence ATGGCTATGGGCACCGTGAAGTGGTTCAACACCCAAAAGGGTTATGGTTTCATCCAGCCGGACGACGGCCAGAAGGACGTGTTCGTGCACATCAGCGCCGTCGAGCGCGCTGGCCTCTCCTCCCTCAACGAGGGTCAGAAGGTCTCGTTCGACATCGTCGCCGATCGTCGCAGCGGCAAGTCGTCGGCTGACAATCTCCGCGTCGGCTAA
- a CDS encoding DHCW motif cupin fold protein, which yields MKLPTSPFTVTDWSKVEATTHPGESGQAFWRTLNIGDLRVRMVEYSPGYRADHWCDRGHVLYVLKGELDSELRDGRKFKLTAGMSYQVSDFGDPAHRSSTATGATLFIVD from the coding sequence ATGAAACTCCCCACCTCCCCCTTCACCGTCACCGACTGGAGCAAGGTCGAGGCGACCACGCATCCCGGTGAGAGCGGGCAGGCGTTTTGGCGCACGCTCAATATCGGCGATCTCCGGGTGCGGATGGTGGAGTATTCGCCGGGCTACCGGGCCGACCATTGGTGCGATCGCGGCCACGTGCTCTACGTGCTGAAGGGCGAGCTCGACAGCGAGCTGCGTGACGGGCGCAAATTCAAGCTCACGGCGGGCATGAGCTACCAGGTCTCGGATTTCGGCGACCCCGCGCACCGGTCCTCGACCGCGACCGGCGCCACGCTCTTCATCGTGGACTGA
- a CDS encoding nuclear transport factor 2 family protein yields MPQHHQPSTLTALGRTWVEAWNARDLERVLALYDEAAVMTSDRIPMLGFDASGTVRGKDALRAYWGKALGLLPELHFSLIDLFVSPDSVVVFYANERGKKICEYLRVNDAGLIVQGSANHLAE; encoded by the coding sequence ATGCCACAGCACCACCAGCCATCAACGCTCACCGCGCTCGGCCGGACCTGGGTCGAGGCCTGGAACGCGCGCGACCTCGAGCGCGTGCTCGCGCTCTATGATGAGGCCGCCGTGATGACCTCGGACCGCATCCCAATGCTGGGGTTCGATGCCAGCGGCACCGTGCGCGGCAAGGACGCGCTTCGGGCTTATTGGGGCAAGGCGCTTGGGCTGTTGCCGGAGCTGCACTTCTCACTGATCGATCTGTTCGTCAGCCCCGACAGCGTCGTGGTGTTTTACGCCAACGAGCGGGGGAAGAAGATCTGCGAATATCTGCGGGTGAACGATGCGGGGCTGATCGTGCAGGGATCGGCCAATCATCTGGCGGAGTGA
- the guaA gene encoding glutamine-hydrolyzing GMP synthase: protein MTAAQNDRSASTPSVASAHDKILIVDFGSQVTQLIARRVREDGVYCEIVPFNKAEAAFDEMKPKAVILSGGPESVHEAGSPRAPQAIFDSGVPVMGICYGQMTMAAQLGGEVEGGHHREFGRADVEVKAPSKLFEDVWSPGGKNQVWMSHGDRITKMPPGFSVAGTSPNAPFAIIQDEKRKYYGLMFHPEVVHTPDGAKLIRNFVRKIAGLSGDWTMRAFREEEIAKIRAQVGKGKVICGLSGGVDSAVAAVLIHEAIGDQLTCVFVDHGLLRLDEAKTVVDLFRHHYNIPLVHVDASKQFLGELEGVTDPETKRKTIGRLFIEVFEQEAKKIGGADFLAQGTLYPDVIESVSFTGGPSVTIKSHHNVGGLPERMNMKLVEPLRELFKDEVRKLGYELGLPEIFVGRHPFPGPGLAIRCPGDITRDKLDILRKADAVYIDQIRKHGLYDDIWQAFAVLLPVKTVGVMGDGRTYDYVVGLRAVTSTDGMTADFYQFDMKFLGETATRIINEVKGVNRVVYDVTSKPPGTIEWE from the coding sequence ATGACAGCAGCACAGAACGACCGCTCCGCGTCGACGCCCTCGGTGGCCTCGGCGCACGACAAGATTCTCATCGTCGACTTCGGCAGCCAGGTGACGCAGCTGATCGCGCGTCGGGTGCGCGAGGACGGCGTCTATTGCGAGATCGTCCCGTTCAACAAGGCCGAAGCCGCCTTCGACGAGATGAAGCCCAAGGCGGTGATCCTCTCCGGCGGCCCTGAATCGGTGCATGAGGCCGGCTCGCCCCGCGCTCCCCAGGCGATCTTCGATTCCGGCGTGCCCGTGATGGGCATCTGCTACGGCCAGATGACCATGGCGGCCCAACTCGGCGGCGAGGTCGAGGGCGGCCATCACCGCGAATTCGGCCGCGCCGATGTCGAGGTCAAGGCGCCGAGTAAGCTGTTCGAGGACGTCTGGTCGCCGGGCGGCAAGAACCAGGTCTGGATGAGCCACGGCGACCGCATCACGAAGATGCCGCCGGGCTTCTCCGTCGCCGGCACCTCGCCGAACGCGCCGTTCGCGATCATCCAGGACGAGAAGCGCAAATATTACGGCCTGATGTTCCACCCCGAAGTGGTGCACACGCCCGATGGCGCCAAACTGATCCGCAACTTCGTGCGCAAGATCGCAGGCCTGTCCGGCGACTGGACCATGCGCGCCTTCCGCGAGGAGGAGATCGCCAAGATCCGCGCCCAGGTCGGCAAGGGCAAGGTGATCTGCGGCCTGTCCGGCGGCGTCGATTCAGCGGTCGCGGCCGTCTTGATTCACGAGGCCATCGGCGACCAGCTCACCTGCGTCTTCGTCGATCACGGCCTCTTGCGCCTCGACGAAGCCAAGACGGTGGTCGACCTGTTCCGCCACCACTACAACATCCCGCTCGTGCACGTGGATGCCTCGAAGCAATTTCTCGGCGAGCTCGAAGGCGTCACCGATCCCGAAACCAAGCGCAAGACCATCGGCCGCCTCTTCATCGAAGTGTTCGAGCAGGAGGCGAAGAAGATCGGCGGCGCCGACTTCCTCGCGCAGGGCACGCTCTATCCTGATGTGATCGAGAGCGTCTCCTTCACCGGCGGACCTTCCGTCACCATCAAGTCGCACCACAATGTCGGCGGTCTGCCTGAGCGCATGAACATGAAGCTCGTCGAGCCGCTGCGCGAGCTGTTCAAGGACGAGGTGCGCAAGCTCGGCTACGAGCTCGGCCTGCCCGAAATCTTCGTCGGCCGCCACCCGTTCCCGGGCCCGGGCCTCGCCATCCGCTGCCCCGGCGACATCACCCGCGACAAGCTCGACATCCTGCGCAAGGCCGACGCCGTCTACATCGACCAGATCCGCAAGCACGGCCTCTACGACGACATCTGGCAGGCCTTCGCCGTGCTGCTTCCGGTGAAGACCGTCGGCGTCATGGGCGACGGCCGCACCTATGATTATGTGGTCGGCCTGCGCGCCGTCACCTCCACCGACGGCATGACCGCGGACTTCTACCAGTTCGACATGAAGTTCCTGGGCGAGACCGCCACGCGCATCATCAACGAGGTGAAGGGCGTGAACCGGGTGGTGTACGACGTGACGAGCAAGCCGCCGGGGACGATTGAGTGGGAGTAG